One region of Nitrospinaceae bacterium genomic DNA includes:
- the hemA gene encoding glutamyl-tRNA reductase, which translates to MADPNLVLVGVNHKTTPVEIRERLAFSRGEIEASLERLVGNPEIVENIILSTCNRVEIYARVKDTTKGVGLLKEFICDYHKISPNELDKYFYSYQDERAVEHLFRVSSSLDSMVLGEAQILGQVKDAYNTARALRSTGMVLNQLFEKAFNVAKKVREETGIAERGVSISTAAVELARKIFEDLENHSVMLVGTGEMAELAAKHLISYGVKTVYVCSRTYERAASLAKTLNGCALDFDMFKEEMHKADIVITSTASPKFIIKKDMVDRAIHQRKNKPIFFIDIAVPRDIEPEVNDLENVYLYDIDDLQGVVSANIKEREKEAETAMQLIQNEVTKFNNWVVSLDAVPTIVEIRNRAESIRSREIEKALKKMGPLSEQDQKTLHLMTQSILNKVFHKPTINLKKQTQSQEGHVYLKAIRHLFHLDD; encoded by the coding sequence ATGGCGGATCCAAATCTAGTTCTGGTGGGTGTGAACCACAAGACGACTCCGGTGGAGATACGCGAGCGTCTGGCGTTTTCCCGTGGCGAGATCGAAGCGTCTCTGGAACGGCTGGTGGGCAACCCGGAAATCGTCGAAAACATCATCCTCTCCACTTGCAACCGGGTCGAGATCTACGCCCGGGTCAAGGACACGACAAAGGGTGTCGGCCTTCTCAAGGAATTCATCTGCGATTATCACAAGATCAGTCCCAACGAACTCGACAAATACTTTTACAGCTATCAGGACGAACGCGCCGTCGAACATCTGTTTCGAGTGTCGTCCAGCCTGGACTCGATGGTGCTTGGCGAAGCCCAGATTCTGGGCCAGGTGAAGGATGCCTACAATACGGCCAGGGCGCTCCGTTCAACGGGAATGGTTCTCAATCAGCTTTTTGAAAAAGCGTTCAATGTCGCCAAGAAAGTGCGGGAAGAAACCGGAATCGCCGAGCGCGGCGTTTCCATCAGTACAGCGGCTGTGGAATTGGCGCGTAAAATTTTTGAAGATTTAGAGAATCATTCCGTCATGCTGGTGGGAACCGGAGAAATGGCGGAACTCGCCGCCAAGCATCTCATTTCTTACGGGGTCAAAACCGTCTATGTTTGCAGCCGCACGTATGAACGCGCCGCTTCTCTTGCCAAGACGCTAAACGGCTGTGCTCTGGACTTTGATATGTTCAAGGAAGAAATGCACAAGGCCGACATCGTCATCACCTCCACCGCATCGCCAAAATTCATCATTAAAAAGGACATGGTGGACCGCGCCATTCATCAGAGGAAAAACAAGCCGATATTTTTTATCGACATCGCGGTGCCGCGTGACATTGAACCTGAGGTCAACGACCTGGAAAACGTGTACCTGTACGACATCGACGACCTTCAGGGAGTTGTTTCCGCCAATATCAAAGAGCGGGAAAAAGAAGCGGAAACCGCGATGCAATTGATTCAAAATGAAGTCACCAAATTCAACAACTGGGTGGTTTCTCTGGACGCGGTTCCCACCATTGTGGAAATAAGAAACCGCGCGGAATCCATCCGTTCAAGGGAAATTGAGAAAGCATTGAAGAAAATGGGCCCTCTTTCGGAACAGGATCAAAAAACCCTTCACCTGATGACCCAGTCCATCCTCAATAAAGTATTCCACAAGCCCACCATCAATCTCAAAAAGCAGACCCAGTCACAGGAAGGCCATGTCTACCTGAAAGCAATCCGGCACCTTTTTCATCTGGACGATTGA
- the hemC gene encoding porphobilinogen deaminase — MELDIEKIVIGSRGSPLALWQANWIKSQLEELHSALEVEIKIIKTSGDKIQDVPLAKIGGKGLFVKEIEEALLREEVDIAVHSMKDVPMQMPFELEISVITERENPFDALISKDNIKLDDLPKNAKVGTGSLRRSSQLLKYRPDLKIFPLRGNIDTRLKKLDSEGLDAIILASAGLRRMGWGDKITEVISPDVLLPAMGQGAVGIEARKRDPEVHHALIDLDDEQTHLAVDAERAFVGQLEGGCQVPIGAYATIDEETDELTLKGIVSSLDGKTVYQADKLGPSLDAKKLGRELGQDILRMGADKILQEIYQQNDSEG; from the coding sequence ATGGAACTGGACATTGAAAAAATCGTCATCGGCAGCCGCGGAAGCCCGCTGGCGCTCTGGCAGGCGAACTGGATAAAATCACAGCTGGAAGAGCTCCACTCAGCGCTCGAAGTCGAGATCAAAATCATCAAGACCTCCGGCGACAAGATTCAAGACGTGCCCCTCGCCAAGATCGGCGGCAAGGGTTTGTTCGTCAAGGAAATCGAGGAAGCCTTGTTGCGCGAGGAAGTCGACATCGCCGTCCACAGTATGAAGGACGTGCCGATGCAAATGCCCTTTGAACTGGAAATCTCGGTGATCACCGAACGGGAAAACCCGTTTGATGCACTAATTTCCAAGGACAATATCAAACTCGATGATTTGCCGAAAAACGCCAAAGTCGGCACCGGGAGTTTGCGAAGAAGTTCGCAATTGCTCAAGTACCGCCCCGACCTGAAAATTTTTCCTTTGCGGGGCAACATCGATACCCGCCTTAAAAAGCTGGACTCCGAGGGGCTGGACGCCATTATTTTAGCCTCCGCGGGACTCAGGCGTATGGGATGGGGCGATAAGATCACCGAAGTGATTTCCCCGGACGTTCTTCTGCCGGCGATGGGGCAGGGGGCTGTGGGAATCGAGGCCAGGAAGCGCGACCCGGAAGTGCACCATGCCCTTATCGATCTGGATGATGAACAGACTCATCTGGCCGTGGACGCGGAACGGGCTTTCGTCGGCCAACTGGAAGGGGGATGTCAGGTTCCCATTGGGGCGTATGCCACCATAGACGAGGAAACCGATGAACTCACTCTCAAAGGCATCGTTTCCAGTCTGGACGGAAAAACCGTTTATCAAGCGGATAAGCTGGGCCCATCGTTGGATGCCAAAAAACTGGGCCGCGAGTTGGGTCAGGACATCCTCAGAATGGGGGCCGACAAAATTTTACAGGAAATTTATCAACAAAACGATTCCGAAGGATAA
- the copB gene encoding copper tolerance protein: MKLCQRYIILTIPFLVAACATVNPQRDFDAVSSSTKSKIGHSVTWQQSEEDKKQTRIVLEKLLEGGVTRQEVVRIALMNNQDLQTKFEFLGIARADVVQAGLYSNPSIDALLEFPVKGAFGVGPDLNLLFSLSDLWNVPLRKKIAVLDGQKVTLQVIEEILKTAAEAREAFDEVLFQNALHDSSQKNIKLFESAFDKSKLYYQSGLVNDLELWLAESTLYEEKMALAKIETDLQAAQTALLRQLGMDPLKSMIEIQGEFQETQAVDLQPGQAWNFALENRADLKIFRFQIEQSKWVLQLQEARIYGDVNFGGNYTKELEGGKSSGPLLSFQIPIFDQNQAGIARAQYQLRQSEKELAANEIKAKEEILGLIQKLKFQHKKATLLRDKMLILNRKTEKFAEKFYNAMQLNAFSLIEARRRVLNTFRNYLKARRDYQHVKTTLEVALGGKMPDPKN, translated from the coding sequence ATGAAACTCTGCCAGCGCTACATTATTTTAACCATTCCATTTTTGGTTGCAGCATGCGCCACGGTCAATCCGCAAAGGGATTTTGATGCGGTTTCATCCTCAACTAAATCAAAAATTGGTCATTCGGTGACCTGGCAGCAGAGCGAGGAGGATAAAAAGCAGACGCGAATAGTTTTGGAAAAACTATTGGAAGGAGGAGTGACCCGGCAGGAAGTTGTCCGTATTGCCTTAATGAATAACCAGGACCTTCAGACCAAGTTTGAGTTTCTTGGGATCGCGAGAGCCGATGTCGTTCAAGCGGGGTTATATTCCAATCCTTCGATAGATGCTCTGTTGGAGTTTCCGGTTAAAGGGGCATTCGGGGTCGGTCCGGATCTCAATCTGCTTTTTTCCCTGTCGGACCTTTGGAACGTCCCCCTCCGCAAAAAAATTGCCGTGTTGGACGGGCAAAAAGTGACCCTGCAGGTGATTGAAGAAATCCTTAAAACTGCGGCGGAAGCACGCGAAGCCTTCGATGAGGTTCTCTTTCAAAACGCTTTGCACGACTCCTCACAGAAAAATATCAAATTATTTGAGTCGGCTTTTGACAAATCCAAGCTTTACTATCAATCGGGTCTTGTTAATGATCTGGAACTCTGGCTTGCGGAAAGTACCCTTTACGAAGAAAAAATGGCGCTGGCTAAAATAGAGACTGACCTCCAAGCCGCACAGACCGCCTTGCTGCGTCAATTGGGGATGGATCCATTGAAATCCATGATCGAAATTCAAGGGGAGTTTCAGGAAACCCAAGCGGTGGATCTCCAGCCCGGTCAGGCATGGAATTTTGCTTTAGAAAATCGCGCCGATTTGAAAATATTCCGTTTCCAGATAGAACAGTCGAAATGGGTTCTCCAGCTGCAAGAGGCAAGGATATATGGCGATGTGAATTTCGGAGGAAACTACACAAAAGAATTGGAAGGTGGAAAAAGCTCCGGCCCGCTTCTTTCTTTTCAGATTCCAATTTTTGATCAAAATCAGGCCGGCATAGCACGCGCTCAGTACCAACTACGTCAATCCGAGAAAGAACTGGCCGCTAACGAAATCAAAGCCAAGGAGGAAATTCTTGGTTTGATCCAAAAACTGAAATTCCAACACAAAAAAGCCACTTTGCTGCGTGACAAAATGCTGATTTTAAATCGTAAAACAGAAAAATTTGCGGAGAAGTTTTATAATGCCATGCAATTGAACGCATTTTCTCTTATTGAAGCCCGCCGTCGTGTCCTCAATACATTCCGAAATTATCTGAAAGCGCGACGCGATTATCAGCATGTTAAAACGACTCTGGAGGTGGCTCTTGGGGGGAAAATGCCCGACCCAAAAAATTAG
- a CDS encoding glutamate dehydrogenase: protein MPTALDLPDRLELEIVPEKDSVGRFSISDENPPEQRIRLYDPKTGKTWGFVVIDNTVRGPGLGGIRMAPAVTLMEVSRLSRAMTLKNSAACLPFGGGKSGLPVDPVIFQAYPNLKNDLVGLFAEALFEIENYIPAPDMGTNEIDIQQIYESFSEKLGTRDHARGGAGRPPDKGGIPIDEWGLTAHGLFAAARTLEGLEGGFPIRNARVVIQGYGNVGSWTATKLSNEGALIVGASDIHAALWNPKGLNVDELNGIRKNPLGLQNYSGAVGKRFQPHQLDWLMEAPCDFLVPAARPDSITAKNADRIDCRIILQGANAPVNKMTEYYLENRRGIHSISDFIVNVGGVIGCAVELKMTGDPAYREKVLKRGARDYLENLIENTVSQNVAEVHARVAGQKPGDVIFREEALRLAQERLVSSGENHWL, encoded by the coding sequence ATGCCGACAGCCCTTGATTTACCGGACCGGCTCGAACTGGAAATTGTCCCGGAAAAAGATTCCGTGGGCCGGTTTTCAATATCTGATGAAAACCCTCCGGAACAACGAATTCGGTTGTACGATCCGAAAACAGGGAAGACCTGGGGGTTCGTGGTGATCGACAACACCGTTCGCGGTCCCGGGCTGGGTGGAATCCGCATGGCTCCGGCTGTCACGCTCATGGAAGTCTCCCGGCTGTCACGCGCTATGACCCTGAAAAACAGCGCCGCCTGCCTGCCGTTTGGCGGCGGAAAATCCGGGTTGCCGGTCGACCCTGTGATTTTTCAAGCCTACCCCAATCTCAAAAATGATCTTGTCGGACTTTTTGCAGAAGCTCTGTTCGAAATCGAGAACTATATCCCGGCCCCGGATATGGGAACCAACGAAATCGACATTCAGCAGATCTATGAATCGTTCTCTGAAAAGCTGGGAACCCGGGATCATGCCCGCGGTGGCGCAGGAAGGCCTCCCGATAAAGGCGGCATTCCTATCGACGAATGGGGGCTCACCGCCCACGGCCTCTTCGCGGCGGCAAGAACCCTGGAAGGCCTTGAAGGAGGCTTCCCGATCAGAAACGCCCGGGTTGTCATCCAGGGCTATGGCAATGTCGGGTCGTGGACCGCCACCAAACTAAGCAATGAAGGAGCATTGATCGTCGGAGCGTCGGACATTCATGCGGCTTTGTGGAATCCGAAGGGTTTGAATGTCGATGAATTGAACGGCATTCGGAAAAACCCTCTGGGACTGCAGAATTATTCCGGTGCAGTGGGAAAACGCTTTCAACCTCACCAACTGGACTGGCTCATGGAAGCCCCCTGCGATTTCCTGGTCCCCGCGGCACGACCCGACTCGATCACCGCTAAGAACGCCGACCGCATTGATTGCCGAATTATTCTTCAGGGAGCCAACGCTCCGGTCAATAAGATGACCGAATATTATCTCGAAAACCGAAGGGGAATTCATTCGATTTCCGACTTTATCGTGAACGTGGGGGGCGTGATCGGATGCGCTGTGGAATTAAAAATGACCGGCGACCCGGCCTATAGAGAAAAAGTGCTCAAACGAGGAGCCCGTGACTATCTGGAAAATTTGATTGAAAACACCGTTTCCCAAAATGTTGCCGAAGTTCACGCACGGGTGGCGGGACAAAAGCCGGGGGATGTCATTTTTAGGGAAGAGGCGTTGAGGCTTGCACAAGAAAGACTGGTTTCGTCTGGTGAAAATCACTGGTTATGA
- a CDS encoding nicotinate-nucleotide diphosphorylase (carboxylating): MIQPPNQDQIDALVQRALDEDLGPGDITTQNIVCDNVIWEAEIRAKEPLVLCGTEIACRVFAMLDPTCTFPGRRRRDGEDVAKGEGILKVRANGIALLEGERTALNILQQLSGIATLTRKFVERARPVSVLDTRKTTPGLRVFEKYAVKCGGGTNHRFGLYDAVMIKDNHIQAAGSITQAVETIRSKLAHEKSIEVETTNLEEVAEALSAGVDIIMLDNMPTEMIRQAVKLVGHRVKLEVSGSISLERLDELSGTGIDYVSVGALTHSAPAVDISMSFLGVIT, from the coding sequence ATGATCCAACCCCCTAATCAAGATCAGATCGATGCCCTGGTGCAACGCGCCCTGGATGAAGACCTCGGCCCGGGCGATATCACCACGCAAAACATTGTTTGCGACAATGTGATCTGGGAAGCGGAAATACGGGCCAAAGAACCCCTGGTCCTTTGCGGCACGGAGATAGCCTGCCGGGTGTTTGCCATGCTGGACCCGACCTGCACGTTTCCCGGTCGGCGCCGACGCGACGGAGAGGATGTGGCAAAGGGGGAGGGGATTCTGAAGGTCCGCGCCAATGGCATTGCCCTGTTGGAAGGAGAACGGACGGCTCTGAATATTTTGCAACAGTTGAGCGGCATCGCGACCCTGACCCGCAAGTTTGTCGAGCGGGCCCGGCCGGTTTCCGTTCTCGATACACGAAAAACCACGCCGGGTTTGAGGGTTTTTGAAAAATACGCCGTCAAATGTGGGGGCGGAACCAACCACCGCTTTGGATTGTACGATGCGGTGATGATCAAAGACAATCATATCCAGGCCGCAGGAAGCATCACCCAGGCAGTTGAGACCATTCGCAGCAAACTGGCTCATGAAAAAAGCATCGAGGTAGAAACCACCAATCTGGAAGAGGTCGCGGAGGCCCTATCCGCCGGAGTGGATATCATCATGCTGGACAACATGCCGACGGAAATGATCCGCCAGGCGGTGAAACTGGTCGGCCACCGGGTAAAATTAGAGGTTTCCGGCTCCATTTCCCTGGAGCGCCTGGATGAACTGTCAGGAACCGGAATCGACTATGTGTCCGTTGGGGCGCTGACGCATTCCGCCCCGGCGGTGGACATCAGCATGAGTTTTTTGGGGGTTATTACCTGA
- a CDS encoding CBS domain-containing protein, whose amino-acid sequence MPNSKSVQDIMMRDFKKIDGVTKVSEALAMMKTENINAVLIAPRSEADVYGIVTLKDIARKVIAQRRKLHETHVYEIMTKPVLCVSPNMPLPYAARHLTNFNVSYAMVQENNTVIGMVSLHGIVQLWDQG is encoded by the coding sequence ATGCCGAATTCTAAATCGGTTCAAGACATCATGATGCGTGATTTCAAAAAAATCGACGGAGTCACGAAAGTTTCAGAGGCCTTGGCTATGATGAAGACGGAAAACATCAATGCGGTTCTCATTGCACCGAGATCTGAAGCAGACGTTTACGGAATTGTGACCCTTAAGGATATTGCCAGAAAAGTAATCGCACAGAGGCGAAAATTACATGAAACCCACGTTTATGAAATCATGACCAAGCCGGTTCTCTGCGTCTCGCCCAATATGCCCCTTCCCTACGCCGCAAGGCACTTGACCAACTTTAATGTTTCTTATGCCATGGTGCAGGAAAATAATACGGTGATCGGCATGGTTTCTCTCCACGGAATCGTTCAATTATGGGACCAGGGCTGA
- a CDS encoding nitrogen regulatory protein P-II has product MRFKVILALVNDDYQDEVIKAAKDAGATGVTILNARGEGIHKHKSFFGLTMEVQKDMLLFLVEDFNSDAIMEAIYDAGQLKEHGNGIAFSWTVDRAIGLESQLPRIEKEIKEHYF; this is encoded by the coding sequence ATGCGATTTAAAGTTATTCTCGCTTTAGTCAATGACGATTATCAGGATGAAGTCATTAAAGCCGCAAAGGATGCGGGCGCCACTGGGGTCACGATTTTGAATGCCCGCGGAGAAGGCATTCACAAGCACAAATCCTTTTTCGGGCTGACGATGGAAGTGCAGAAGGACATGCTGCTTTTTCTGGTTGAGGATTTCAATTCCGACGCAATTATGGAAGCCATTTATGACGCAGGCCAATTAAAGGAACATGGAAACGGGATCGCTTTTTCCTGGACGGTCGACCGTGCGATCGGTCTGGAAAGCCAACTCCCTCGTATCGAAAAAGAAATAAAGGAACATTATTTTTAG
- a CDS encoding membrane protein — protein sequence MGKETDLVALIENSLKGTLIDILPILLVLLFFQGVILRKKIPNLKRILIGLVLVIVGLAIFIVGLEQCVFPIGSRMADQLTHPQFLTKGNDESLKAFFTAKEIDPWLYAWTYLFAFLIGFSTTFAEPALIAVAIKAKEISTGAITEMGLRIAVALGVAVGVALGTYRIVMGTPLYLYIVAGYLVLLIQTFFAPKMIIPLAYDSGGVTTSTVTVPVLAALGIGLASNVPGRSPIVDGFGLIAFASLFPIIAVLAYAMISQALAKST from the coding sequence ATGGGGAAAGAGACTGATTTGGTCGCGCTGATAGAAAATTCCCTCAAAGGCACGCTGATCGATATTCTTCCCATCCTGTTGGTTCTTTTGTTTTTCCAGGGCGTGATTCTTAGAAAAAAAATCCCCAACTTAAAGCGGATTTTAATTGGACTTGTTTTAGTGATTGTCGGCCTCGCGATTTTTATCGTCGGCCTGGAGCAATGCGTTTTTCCCATCGGAAGCCGAATGGCGGATCAATTGACCCATCCGCAATTCCTGACAAAGGGCAACGATGAAAGTTTGAAAGCATTTTTTACAGCGAAAGAAATAGATCCCTGGCTTTATGCCTGGACCTATTTGTTCGCATTTCTGATCGGATTTTCCACCACCTTTGCCGAACCGGCTTTGATTGCAGTGGCCATCAAGGCAAAAGAAATTTCTACCGGTGCCATAACGGAAATGGGACTTAGAATCGCCGTTGCTCTGGGAGTGGCTGTTGGCGTAGCTTTGGGGACCTACCGTATTGTCATGGGAACCCCCTTATACCTCTATATAGTGGCGGGTTATCTGGTCCTGCTCATTCAAACGTTCTTTGCGCCCAAAATGATCATTCCCCTGGCCTATGACAGCGGAGGCGTAACGACTTCTACGGTAACGGTTCCGGTATTGGCTGCATTGGGGATTGGACTGGCTTCCAATGTTCCGGGGCGCTCGCCGATTGTGGATGGGTTTGGACTTATTGCGTTCGCTTCCCTTTTCCCTATCATCGCCGTTTTGGCCTATGCTATGATCAGCCAAGCGCTTGCAAAATCAACGTGA
- a CDS encoding membrane protein, which yields MSHIKVFFHKLLSVCLDILPLLAVIFFFQTFVIQKPFPHLEQTLLGIVFVVMGLFLFILGLENALFPMGEKIAAQFTQKGNVGWVILFGFLLGFSTTIAEPALTVIAKKAGRIVADSGAIVNDISTISSFVYGLRLSVAFSVGLATALGVIRIIRGWPLVWFIVAGYGLIVIATLFAPKQIIGIAYDSGGITTSTVTVPLVTALGIGLSVSIRGRNPMIDGFGLIALASLTPILFVMIFGMITLGVQ from the coding sequence GTGAGCCATATAAAAGTTTTTTTTCACAAATTGCTGTCTGTCTGCCTCGACATCCTCCCTTTATTAGCTGTTATCTTTTTTTTCCAAACATTTGTCATTCAAAAACCGTTTCCTCACCTTGAGCAAACCCTTCTGGGGATTGTATTTGTGGTGATGGGTCTATTTTTGTTCATTCTCGGCTTGGAAAACGCCTTATTCCCCATGGGGGAAAAAATCGCTGCCCAATTCACCCAAAAGGGAAATGTTGGCTGGGTCATCCTTTTTGGTTTTTTATTAGGATTTTCGACGACCATCGCTGAACCCGCCCTGACCGTGATCGCTAAAAAAGCCGGCCGCATCGTGGCTGATTCGGGGGCTATCGTCAACGATATTTCCACCATTTCATCATTTGTCTATGGCCTCAGGCTTTCCGTAGCTTTTTCCGTGGGGCTGGCCACCGCTCTGGGCGTCATTCGGATCATCCGTGGATGGCCTCTGGTTTGGTTTATTGTCGCAGGGTATGGTTTGATCGTGATCGCTACTTTGTTCGCGCCAAAACAAATAATCGGAATCGCCTACGATTCCGGAGGCATCACCACCTCAACGGTCACGGTCCCTCTGGTGACAGCATTGGGAATCGGATTGTCTGTCTCGATCCGCGGCCGGAATCCGATGATCGATGGCTTCGGCCTGATCGCGCTGGCGAGTCTGACTCCCATTTTGTTCGTAATGATTTTTGGAATGATCACACTGGGAGTTCAATAA
- a CDS encoding copper chaperone CopZ: protein MGSLKMQVKGMSCGHCVETIENAVGEITGVRKFVVDLEKNEVSVDIEENQTSLEIISSKISEVGFEVVE, encoded by the coding sequence ATGGGGAGCTTGAAAATGCAAGTGAAGGGGATGAGTTGCGGACACTGTGTCGAAACGATTGAGAATGCCGTTGGGGAAATTACGGGAGTACGGAAGTTTGTGGTGGATTTGGAAAAGAACGAGGTCTCGGTGGATATTGAAGAGAATCAAACCAGCCTGGAGATCATTTCTTCTAAAATAAGTGAGGTGGGTTTCGAAGTGGTGGAATAA
- the ubiE gene encoding ubiquinone/menaquinone biosynthesis C-methyltransferase UbiE, translating to MQTLEKTPDFSRQIQSMFGAVAPRYDFINRLLSAGRDQYWRKVAVDLLSPNQGEQFLDIATGTSDIALEIASRHPSRIKVMGMDFSGPMLNLGKGKIAARGFTNSICLQKGCGEDLPFADASFHGAITAFGIRNFSDPERSLGEMHRVLKKNGRMVILEFSHPTNAVLGSLYRFYFHRLLPQVGKTISRHNSAYQYLPQSVSHFPMRGEFACLMEKAGFRGVSYRDLTFGIVTLYRGEKNA from the coding sequence ATGCAGACCCTGGAAAAAACACCGGATTTTTCGCGTCAAATTCAATCCATGTTCGGCGCCGTCGCGCCACGATATGATTTTATCAATCGGTTGCTCAGCGCCGGGCGCGATCAGTATTGGAGAAAAGTTGCCGTTGACCTGCTCTCCCCCAACCAGGGAGAACAGTTTCTTGATATCGCTACCGGAACCAGCGACATCGCTCTGGAAATCGCCTCCCGCCACCCCTCCCGCATCAAAGTGATGGGAATGGATTTTAGCGGACCGATGCTGAATCTGGGCAAGGGAAAAATTGCAGCGAGAGGGTTTACAAATTCCATCTGCCTGCAGAAAGGTTGCGGAGAAGACTTACCCTTTGCCGACGCCAGTTTTCATGGCGCAATCACCGCCTTTGGCATTCGTAATTTTTCCGATCCCGAACGCTCTCTGGGTGAAATGCACCGTGTGCTCAAAAAGAACGGCCGAATGGTGATTCTTGAGTTTTCTCATCCCACCAACGCAGTCCTTGGATCTCTGTACCGGTTTTATTTTCACCGTCTACTGCCTCAGGTGGGAAAGACCATTTCACGGCACAATAGCGCCTATCAATATCTTCCCCAATCGGTTTCACATTTTCCCATGCGGGGCGAGTTCGCCTGTCTTATGGAAAAAGCGGGGTTCAGGGGCGTTTCTTACCGCGATCTGACATTTGGAATTGTCACTTTGTATCGAGGTGAAAAAAATGCCTGA
- a CDS encoding 4-methyl-5(B-hydroxyethyl)-thiazole monophosphate biosynthesis protein: protein MKKVLVPLAPGFEEIETVTIVDILRRAGARVTLAGTEEGVLQGSRGINLVADSRLNEVDPEEFDLVVLPGGQPGTSNLQKDERVAEILKAMARSGKTIAAICAAPLVLQSAGLLKDKTTTSHPSIKDELKEIQYSEDRVAVDGNLVTSRGPGTAMEFAMKLVEILFDKDRMETVNKGVMAKL, encoded by the coding sequence ATGAAAAAGGTATTGGTGCCGCTGGCTCCGGGATTTGAGGAAATTGAAACCGTGACCATCGTCGATATTCTTCGCCGTGCGGGGGCCAGAGTAACACTCGCGGGAACAGAAGAGGGTGTGCTTCAGGGGTCGCGGGGAATCAACCTGGTGGCCGATAGCCGTCTGAATGAGGTCGATCCGGAAGAATTCGATTTGGTGGTTTTGCCGGGCGGACAGCCGGGAACCTCGAACCTGCAAAAGGACGAAAGGGTGGCGGAAATTCTAAAAGCAATGGCCCGAAGCGGGAAAACCATTGCCGCCATTTGCGCGGCTCCCCTGGTTTTGCAGTCGGCTGGTCTTTTGAAGGATAAAACCACAACCAGCCACCCTTCGATTAAAGATGAGTTGAAGGAGATTCAGTATTCCGAAGACCGGGTTGCGGTCGATGGAAACCTGGTCACCAGCCGGGGGCCGGGCACAGCCATGGAGTTTGCCATGAAACTGGTTGAAATATTGTTTGATAAAGATCGCATGGAAACTGTAAATAAAGGCGTCATGGCCAAACTCTGA